The nucleotide sequence TCTTATTATATCACTGGAGaggaaaaggttttgtttgtctgttacaGCTTGGTTAGATTTCTGAAACATCAATTAAACATTAGCTATCATCAAATAATGTTAATACTTAGGTACAAGGTTAAAAGCAAATGCAAAAAGGCAAAAATTGATATCGAGATGGCTTTTGTCATGGCTGTGTTTGTTGAGTGGTTCTGCAATatctttgtgtttctttttaatagaATTAGAGAAAGGCTTTGCAAAGCAGATGCAACAGGCTTCAGAGAGCCATGAGAAAGCTATAGAGATCTTAAAGCAGCAGCTACAAGACCTACAGAAGCAGTTGGAAAGCAGTCTGCATGGAGACACCAACATGAAATTACAGGTATGACCTGTTACTGGTATCAGACTATTAGAATAGGGCTCTCAGTGGTTCAGTGATAATTTtgcaggcttataacactaaaaattgggtttcatcacctgtggtgggcagatcgcAACAAGCTCATTGTGTAGAATAGCAAATATAGGTTGAGAAACGAGATAGGCACTTAGAAGAACATCTTTAAACAACTACAGtattaaaccaataataataatgataatatacaactttatttcataaaattagaaaattcatTTACAATACTTTTTctgggtgtgtttttttttcaactgattaCCAATTTTGGggaaacaatactaaaattaattCAACTTTCCTACTCTCAAGTAAgtatgtcaaaaaatatttctatggcttaattttctgttttcttgaaataaaagatattccatattattaatttttctattttaaacttgttttcttaagAAAGTCTTATAAGCAACAtggcataaataaaatatataattttctaaaatcaacttgtatattactggtaagtgtttttttgttttgttttttaagaatgacttCCATTTCATTCTCCAGTATGTAgtatttgtctttataaactaaaattgttTATAACCAAAACCAGGACTTTAGAAACAGGTAAACTTCATCGCTATTGATTCTTAACAAAAAAGCCTGATAGATGAGACTAATTGTCGCTTAACTTGGTCAAGCACCAACCcagtaatgatattatttttttatttcatcattttagTGCTCTCTAGTGgagtaattttatgaaaaagaTACATTTCTAGAAATTTTCTGATGTGACAAGCTAATGTTTGCTGAAAGATTCATTTTTTTCTAcactaaataatggaataattttaatacctgtgcatattaatgattttataaccctacccaaaaaaacaaacaaacaaaaaacactcaaataaagTAAGTGGATTTATCTACagaaaacacttaaatttttagtattgtatttaatgtttaatctgGTGTGATATGTTAATATCATAAGTGAGTTGTagtgtgtttaaaacaaaaaataaaacacactaatATGAAGTGTAACATACTAACTCATAGatgattatattattacttacatataAAGGTATGAGAGAAGAagatacaatgtttgtttgtttatctgtttttttatgaatatttgcactaagctacaaaagggctaatTGCTCTAGTGATCCCTAACTCTGAACTGATAAACTTGAAGTATAGAAGACAGTCAACTACTAGGCTACTCTAATATAATAGAAgcatataattatcaaacttataATGCACCAATGGCACAATAAAACGAGATCTTGCAGCAACTGACTACAAACTGTAGACTTTTAGATTCACAATAATGAACCATTTAGCCACTCACTACTAACTAgtccaaaataaaaacacatctgtGAAAGTAAAACAACATCATCAAATATACTATTTGTTATATGTGTTGAAATAAAAGGAATACACATTCGTTGCAGAGGATTCTTGATCAGAAATGTTATCTTGAGAAAGAAGTAGAAAGCCTTAAAACTGTGCTCGAGTTTAAGGTTGGAGACATACATTGCCTTTGTAAAGAAAACCTGGAAATGCAGAAAaaggttatttttactttttttattgtattgttttttgcaatatttatttaggCTCTAAGTAtctcaaaataaaaagtatagacAGCTATGCTACACTATTGCATTGTGTTAAGTAACACAGTTTCACGTTGTTAGGGTAAAATAGTGATATAgacttattataataatattataaactatgtaAACATAGTTAAACAAGATAGTTAACCATTACAATCAAATGGCTCTGTAGATTTATTACCTATGTAAGTatagtcaaataaaaacaacatattgttagGATTAGTGAGCCGTATAGACTTGTTACATTATTCGagattatatatatgttgttaaacaCACTATCACATTGTTAGGATCAAAGAGCCATCTTTTagaattgttacattattatagaatatgtaaacaaatttatttgtttatatttcaaattaaagtttatttttattattaaatcactaGTTGGATAAGTTACCATCTGCAAGACAAGAGATACAGAAGCTAAAGGCAAGAAATGAAGATTTACAAGCTATGGTGGATGAGAAAGTTCAAATTGAGAGGTAATAGGAGTTCCAGCAACTAGACTACTGCTAAGTCCAAAATGAACTAAATCATTTGAAGTTGTGATCAAATATGATTACtttttaacagtaaaagtatgaccaaacaacaaacaacacaatcaTAATTAAAGAGTGTCTTCTCTTTCTCCTGATTTAATTCCAAGTTTATTTGCATTGATATTATTATTGCTTGTTcagttattgttaaaaattaaattaaaacaacaattatttgtaagaaccttttgaaattttaatttgatattacgtGTTGTTGCTTTCTTCTTGACACAAAAACCTGGTGCCAGCTGTTGTTATTCATTTAGTGTAACTGTGGAGTGAACTACATTTTCCTTCATCAAGTGAATTACTTTACAAACCATaactatgtgtatttgtttcaattataatcCATTAAGAATATATCCAGTTtagattaagttacttttttgtATGTAATTGTTTAACATAATCAGGGGAAACAGTTGTGTTAACTTCtgtaatatgatttattttattcttatttcatCCAACATAATGTCATAATGAGGCTTAACATATCCCATCAGAGTGTCATTAGAAGTGATTTAGTCCATTATgagtttaacttttgtttttttagaacaatGAGTGTTTCTAGTTAGCTAATTGTCTTAAGTAATCCatgaattacttttagtttcaatcaaataattcgataattttaatttacttttttcagtATCTCTCTTAGACCATAGTTTAACCATGTTCTGACTCCATTCAGCCTTCTATGATTTGACAACACTGAAAGTAAATTATAGAAAtcttaaaactataatatttattaaacatagaatcacaaattaattctaaaataaaacaacagcaactttTACTGAAGACATGTTCTAAGATCAATTATTACGACAGCTCAGCAGATAGTgacattttaatgattacaacagacagtgtaattttaatgattacaacagacagtgtcattttaatgattacaacagacagtgccatttcaatgattactctcatgacttctataaaattactgttaactatatttatgACTTAATCACTTAAGTTGTTCATGAGTAAACATAAGATCATAAACTTGTCTTATTAGTTGTTAATAGTATAAACTCAAATTACTATATTTCATCTAATCTAGTCAAAGACTGTCTAATCTGATAAAAGAACTAATCATAATTTAATCGAGCATAACACAGTTCAAAACGTGTTTTGTAAAAGTGTGTATAGAAATAGGAAACTTATTCCACCAATGACTTTGATTATAAACTTGTTACTATGAACTATGTAAACATGACAGCTCATTATTAGAATCAAACAACTACCTAGActtgttatgttgttacagaCTATTAAACATGACATCTTTAAGGATCAAATAATGTAATGGATGCATGTGgaggttatttgtttttaataaaactatatctacaGAAACATGAAACAATTCTAACACAGCCATCAATATAAAACAGGTTTTGCTCTGAAACTGTACATTATACATTAAGATATGATATTTTTCCCATCACTGAAAATCCCTTAGTTTAAGCATTGGCTCAAAACTGGGTATTTTCAGCTGTCTGACATGCCACAAATAGttctatactaaaataatttgtacctGGCTTATAATCCATCAGTTGTCAGATGTTGTTTCTGACAATATATGTCATGAAAATAGATTAACTTCTACAAAGAACAAACTAGATGCGTTTCGCTTTGTTCAAGAAAATCTTTAGATAGAAACTGTGGTCTGACTAAGTTTGACTTTCATATTTCAACTTGCAGACAGTTAAAAAGAGAAAGACTACAGCTAGAGGAGGAGTTTTAGAAAGAAGTGAAGTCAAAGTCTCGATTATCTATGGAGAAAGAAGAACTCCAGTGGAGACTGAAGCTAGtaatggaagaaaatattttgttattaacaatgactaattgtatgtattgttttattgtacttacaATGGGAACAATGTCtgattgtatatattgttttctaaataaaaatgaatgcaaGTGCTTTGTTATCAACAATAACTGATTGTATGTCTTGTTTCACTGTATCACAGTGCGTAAAATTGCTTTCTTGTGAACAATATCAGattgtacattttgtttataagataactacataaatgaaataattttagcCCCAAAACAAATACCCAGTACTAGGACACGAATGTGGTGGGTCATTATGTAGAATGCTAgggcgttttttgttttttaagttctagcagaagtaaaacacaaattgtgtttgaGGGGGAGGGAACATCCACTTCCTAGTTTAACCTCATATGCGTAGTATAAAAGAGAAAAGGAACAGTTGCATGTGGTCTAGTTCATAACATCCTGCATCTTTACAGTTTTTCACTGTTTACAGAGAAAGGGTGGTTATTGGGAGAAAAATTGAATGAACATTTAGAACATTCAAAAACCTTTAAGattcatttatgatttttaagtatataaaacattataactattTGATCTTTATAAAAACTTTGAAATCTTTATCTGGAGTCATCGGAATCCTGAATGAACTCGATACTAGTCAAACACAAGGCCCTCCGAAACAATTTCATTCAAACAAATCGAACACAAGAAAGGAACAGAAACGATAATTCTTGTGTCATCGAAGCCCTCGATGAACAAGGTACATCAAGAAATCTTGATAAAGCGCCATTTTTATACTTGCAGCAGTTATTTACTAACAGACGAAATATGATTTATTCTGTGTTGAAAATAGTAACTCCTTT is from Tachypleus tridentatus isolate NWPU-2018 chromosome 2, ASM421037v1, whole genome shotgun sequence and encodes:
- the LOC143235630 gene encoding microtubule-associated tumor suppressor 1 homolog A-like, producing MQQASESHEKAIEILKQQLQDLQKQLESSLHGDTNMKLQRILDQKCYLEKEVESLKTVLEFKVGDIHCLCKENLEMQKKLDKLPSARQEIQKLKARNEDLQAMVDEKVQIERQLKRERLQLEEEF